A section of the Agarivorans litoreus genome encodes:
- the ctaD gene encoding cytochrome c oxidase subunit I, which yields MSTISDVHADHDEHHHGAPRGLMRWVLTTNHKDIGSMYLWFSFAMFITGGAMAMVIRAELFQPGLQLVEPNFFNQMTTMHGLIMVFGAVMPAFTGLANWLIPMMIGAPDMALPRMNNWSFWILPFAFTMLLASLFMEGGGPNFGWTFYAPLSTNYSPDSTALFVFSVHIMGISSIMGAINVIVTIMNLRAPGMTYMKLPLFVWTWFITAFLLIAVMPVLAGAVTMVLTDKYFGTSFFDAAGGGDPVLFQHIFWFFGHPEVYIMILPSFGIISAIVPAFSRKRLFGYASMVYATASIAGLSFIVWAHHMFTTGMPVAAELFFMFCTMLISVPTGVKVFNWVATMWRGSMTFETPMLFALAFIVLFTIGGFSGLMLAITPVDFQYHDTYFVVAHFHYVLVTGAVFSIMAAAYYWLPKWTGNMYDEGLGRLHFWCSLISVNVLFFPMHFLGLGGMPRRIPDYALQFADVNAIVSIGGFAFGLSQFIFLYMVIKCIRSGEPAPAKPWEGAEGLEWDALPSPAPYHSFSTPPEIK from the coding sequence ATGAGCACGATTAGTGACGTTCATGCTGACCATGATGAGCACCATCACGGTGCCCCGCGCGGTTTAATGCGTTGGGTATTAACCACTAACCATAAAGACATTGGTTCAATGTATTTGTGGTTTAGTTTTGCCATGTTTATTACCGGTGGCGCAATGGCGATGGTGATCCGCGCCGAGCTGTTCCAACCAGGTTTACAATTAGTTGAACCTAACTTTTTCAATCAAATGACCACCATGCACGGCTTAATCATGGTGTTTGGTGCAGTAATGCCGGCCTTTACCGGTTTGGCTAATTGGCTGATTCCGATGATGATTGGCGCGCCAGATATGGCCTTGCCACGCATGAATAACTGGAGCTTTTGGATTTTACCTTTTGCTTTCACCATGCTGTTAGCCTCGCTGTTTATGGAAGGTGGTGGCCCTAACTTTGGCTGGACTTTCTACGCACCGCTCTCTACTAACTACAGCCCTGATAGTACTGCCTTGTTTGTATTCTCGGTGCATATTATGGGGATTAGTTCGATTATGGGGGCGATCAATGTGATTGTGACCATTATGAACTTACGTGCACCCGGCATGACTTACATGAAGCTGCCGCTATTTGTGTGGACTTGGTTTATCACTGCATTTTTGTTGATTGCTGTGATGCCGGTATTAGCGGGTGCAGTGACCATGGTGCTTACCGATAAGTATTTTGGCACGTCATTTTTTGATGCCGCCGGTGGGGGAGACCCTGTACTGTTCCAGCACATATTTTGGTTTTTTGGCCACCCCGAAGTTTACATTATGATTTTGCCGTCATTCGGCATTATCTCGGCGATTGTTCCTGCCTTCTCTCGTAAAAGATTGTTTGGTTATGCCTCGATGGTTTACGCCACTGCATCTATTGCTGGTTTAAGCTTCATTGTGTGGGCGCACCATATGTTTACTACTGGTATGCCTGTTGCGGCTGAGTTGTTCTTCATGTTTTGCACCATGCTGATCTCGGTGCCTACTGGGGTGAAGGTATTTAACTGGGTGGCCACTATGTGGCGCGGCTCAATGACCTTTGAAACGCCGATGTTATTTGCACTGGCCTTTATTGTGCTGTTCACCATTGGTGGTTTCTCGGGATTAATGCTGGCGATTACGCCAGTAGATTTCCAATATCACGACACTTATTTTGTGGTGGCGCACTTCCATTATGTACTGGTAACAGGCGCAGTATTCTCGATTATGGCTGCTGCTTATTATTGGCTACCTAAGTGGACCGGTAATATGTACGACGAAGGCCTGGGCCGGCTACATTTCTGGTGTTCGCTTATCTCGGTAAATGTGTTGTTCTTCCCTATGCACTTCTTAGGCTTAGGTGGCATGCCACGGCGTATTCCAGACTATGCGCTGCAGTTTGCCGATGTTAACGCCATAGTGAGTATTGGTGGTTTTGCCTTTGGTTTGTCGCAGTTCATCTTCTTGTACATGGTGATTAAATGTATTCGTAGTGGTGAACCTGCTCCGGCTAAACCTTGGGAAGGCGCAGAGGGCTTAGAATGGGATGCATTGCCATCGCCAGCGCCTTACCACAGTTTCTCTACTCCGCCGGAGATTAAATAA
- the lexA gene encoding transcriptional repressor LexA, translating into MKPLTPRQTEVFELIRRHISETGMPPTRAEIAKELGFRSANAAEEHLRALAKKGAIEMIPGASRGIRISEEYLPASANESVAEDLEPGLPLIGQVAAGEPILAQEHVESHYAVDANLFNPHADYLLRVQGMSMKDIGIMDGDLLAVHKTNDVHNGQVVVARLEDDVTVKRFERDGKMVYLHPENEELSTIEVDLEYQSIEIEGLAVGIIRTADWM; encoded by the coding sequence ATGAAGCCCTTAACACCCCGTCAAACAGAAGTATTTGAATTAATTCGTCGTCATATTTCCGAAACGGGTATGCCGCCAACCCGTGCAGAGATCGCTAAAGAATTAGGCTTTCGCTCCGCTAATGCGGCGGAGGAGCACCTACGAGCTCTTGCTAAGAAAGGGGCTATTGAGATGATCCCTGGTGCTTCGCGTGGTATTCGCATTAGTGAAGAGTATTTGCCAGCCAGCGCTAATGAGTCAGTAGCCGAAGACTTAGAACCCGGTTTACCTTTAATTGGCCAAGTGGCTGCAGGCGAGCCTATTTTGGCGCAGGAGCATGTAGAGTCACACTATGCGGTAGATGCTAACTTGTTTAATCCTCATGCTGATTATTTACTGCGGGTGCAGGGAATGAGTATGAAAGACATCGGTATTATGGATGGTGACCTGTTAGCAGTGCATAAAACCAATGATGTTCATAATGGGCAAGTGGTGGTGGCACGTTTAGAAGACGATGTTACGGTTAAGCGTTTTGAGCGCGACGGTAAAATGGTTTACTTGCACCCAGAGAATGAAGAGCTCTCAACTATTGAAGTTGATTTAGAGTATCAAAGCATCGAAATCGAAGGCTTGGCGGTAGGTATTATTCGCACTGCCGATTGGATGTAA
- the coxB gene encoding cytochrome c oxidase subunit II — protein MLTFFSSQVFAQEMSFNLRPGVTAISEQVYGLHMTIFYICCAIGVLVFGAMFWAIFHHRKSKGAKPAQFHESTKVEIIWTIVPFIILIGMAIPATKTLLAMEDPSDADITIQVTGSQWKWHYKYFDRELEFYSVLASDMDEVNGKLEKRKNYLLEVDRPLVLPIDKKVRFLMTSEDVIHSWWVPDFAVKKDANPGFINEAWTIIDKPGIYRGQCAELCGKDHGFMPIVVIAKTQADYDVWLAEEEAAYQAKQAQELELVAMTMEQDELMSLGKKVYDKSCAACHQVNGEGLPGVFPGLKDSPIAIGDVGKHIEVVVNGVPGTAMQAFGKQLGLKELAAVITYERNAWGNDTGDLVQAKDVVAVQNAAQ, from the coding sequence ATGCTGACATTCTTTTCGTCGCAAGTATTTGCGCAAGAAATGTCATTCAACTTACGTCCGGGTGTTACCGCCATTAGTGAGCAGGTTTATGGCCTGCACATGACAATTTTTTATATTTGTTGTGCTATTGGGGTGCTGGTGTTTGGCGCCATGTTCTGGGCTATTTTTCATCATCGCAAGTCTAAAGGGGCCAAGCCGGCTCAATTTCATGAAAGTACCAAAGTAGAAATTATTTGGACCATCGTTCCTTTCATTATTTTGATTGGCATGGCGATTCCTGCCACTAAAACTCTTTTGGCCATGGAAGATCCTTCCGATGCCGATATCACCATTCAAGTAACAGGGTCCCAGTGGAAGTGGCATTACAAATACTTTGACCGTGAACTGGAATTCTATAGCGTGCTGGCTTCTGATATGGATGAAGTTAACGGCAAGCTGGAAAAACGCAAAAACTACTTGCTTGAAGTAGACCGACCGCTGGTATTGCCCATCGATAAAAAAGTACGCTTTTTGATGACTTCGGAAGATGTTATCCACTCTTGGTGGGTACCCGATTTTGCAGTTAAAAAAGACGCCAACCCAGGCTTTATTAATGAAGCTTGGACCATCATTGATAAACCCGGCATATACCGCGGCCAGTGTGCAGAGTTGTGTGGTAAGGACCACGGCTTTATGCCGATTGTGGTTATTGCTAAAACGCAGGCCGATTACGATGTTTGGTTAGCCGAAGAAGAAGCCGCTTATCAAGCCAAACAGGCCCAAGAGTTAGAGCTGGTTGCTATGACTATGGAGCAAGACGAACTGATGTCGCTGGGCAAAAAAGTCTACGACAAAAGCTGTGCGGCTTGCCACCAAGTTAACGGTGAAGGCTTACCAGGTGTGTTCCCTGGCTTGAAAGACAGCCCAATCGCTATTGGTGATGTGGGCAAACATATTGAAGTAGTTGTGAATGGTGTACCGGGCACTGCGATGCAAGCCTTTGGTAAACAGCTAGGTTTAAAAGAGCTGGCTGCCGTAATTACTTACGAGCGTAACGCTTGGGGTAATGATACCGGTGATTTAGTGCAGGCCAAGGATGTTGTGGCCGTGCAAAACGCAGCGCAGTAG
- a CDS encoding NAD(P)-dependent oxidoreductase gives MTKPVIGFIGLGLMGGNMVENLQKRGYQLNVMDLNKEAVATCVARGAKEASSAKELAEASDIVMLCLTTSAVVEKLIYADDGILAGIKEGAVLVDFGTSIPASTRKIGEDLAAKGAGMIDAPLGRTPAHAKDGLLNIMAAGDIDTFNKVKPVLDEQGENVFHLGALGAGHTTKLVNNFMGMTTVVAMSQAFAVADRAGVNRQQLFDIMSAGPSNSPFMQFCKNYAVDGVSDLGFSIANANKDLGYFLEMVKDLGTESKIAEGSSANLAAALDAGLGNGNVPEIFDYFLKLEK, from the coding sequence ATGACAAAGCCTGTCATCGGTTTCATCGGCCTTGGTCTTATGGGCGGCAACATGGTTGAAAACCTGCAAAAGCGCGGTTACCAACTAAATGTAATGGACTTAAATAAAGAGGCTGTTGCAACGTGTGTTGCTCGTGGTGCTAAAGAAGCAAGCTCAGCAAAAGAACTAGCAGAAGCTAGTGACATTGTAATGCTTTGTTTAACCACTTCTGCAGTAGTTGAAAAACTTATCTACGCTGACGACGGGATTTTAGCCGGCATTAAAGAAGGCGCAGTATTAGTAGACTTTGGAACCTCTATTCCAGCCTCTACCCGTAAGATTGGTGAAGACTTAGCTGCTAAAGGTGCCGGCATGATTGACGCACCATTAGGTCGTACTCCTGCTCACGCTAAAGATGGCTTGCTAAACATTATGGCAGCTGGCGATATCGATACCTTTAACAAAGTTAAACCGGTATTAGACGAGCAAGGTGAAAATGTATTCCACCTAGGTGCTCTTGGCGCTGGTCACACTACTAAGTTAGTAAATAACTTTATGGGTATGACTACTGTTGTTGCTATGTCGCAAGCATTTGCTGTAGCCGATCGCGCTGGTGTAAACCGCCAACAGTTATTCGACATTATGTCAGCAGGTCCTTCTAACTCACCGTTCATGCAGTTTTGTAAAAACTACGCAGTAGATGGTGTAAGTGACTTAGGTTTCTCTATTGCTAACGCAAACAAAGACCTTGGCTACTTCTTAGAAATGGTAAAAGACTTAGGCACAGAATCTAAAATTGCTGAAGGTTCTTCTGCAAACTTAGCCGCTGCATTAGATGCAGGCCTAGGCAACGGCAATGTACCAGAGATTTTCGATTACTTTCTTAAACTAGAAAAGTAA